The Vitis riparia cultivar Riparia Gloire de Montpellier isolate 1030 chromosome 3, EGFV_Vit.rip_1.0, whole genome shotgun sequence genome includes a region encoding these proteins:
- the LOC117911921 gene encoding probable flavin-containing monooxygenase 1: MERKVGIIGAGISGLLACKYTLSKGYTPVVFESRSSIGGVWTKTLETTKLQTPKPIFQFSDFPWPSSVIEDFPSHSQVLDYLQSYAHHFGLLRHIKFNSKVLSIAYEGPPEEEMQAWELWGGAGEPFGSKGKWNLTVNDTHNLSTEVYQVDFLILCIGRFSDVPNIPEFPAGKGPEMFHGKVIHSMEYAAMDFERAAEFIKGKRTTVVGFQKHALDIAMECSTANGEEHPCRVLYKTEHWTVPDFQPWGVHLALLYLNRFSELLIHKPGEGFLLSLLATILSPVRWGFSKFVESYIKRKLSLEKFGMVPKHSFLNQISSCLISIVPEGFYDRVEKGSILLKKAPKFGFCKEGIVVDGESTPLETDLVILATGFKGDEKLKDIFVSPTFRDYIVGSPTASLLLYRECIHPRIPQLAVIGFSESVSNLYTSEMRCRWVAELLDDKFKLPSIKEMEKDAERWDKYMKRYSGEYYRRSCIGAVHIWYNDQLCKDMGWNPKRKKGFIPELFEPYGPMDYCPS, encoded by the exons ATGGAGAGGAAGGTGGGCATCATAGGAGCGGGAATCAGCGGCCTCCTAGCCTGCAAGTATACCCTCTCCAAGGGCTACACCCCGGTCGTCTTTGAGTCCCGGAGCAGTATCGGGGGAGTATGGACCAAGACACTCGAGACTACCAAGCTACAAACACCCAAACCAATCTTCCAATTCTCTGACTTTCCATGGCCGTCTTCAGTAATTGAAGATTTTCCTAGCCATTCCCAAGTTCTTGATTATCTTCAGTCCTATGCCCATCATTTTGGCTTGCTCCGCCACATCAAATTCAACTCTAAAGTCCTCAGCATCGCCTATGAAGGCCCACCGGAGGAGGAGATGCAGGCATGGGAGCTGTGGGGTGGCGCCGGTGAGCCCTTTGGCTCTAAAGGGAAGTGGAATCTTACTGTAAACGACACACACAACCTCTCAACTgag GTTTACCAAGTGGATTTTCTTATCCTCTGCATCGGACGGTTCAGCGATGTGCCCAACATCCCAGAATTTCCGGCCGGCAAAGGCCCAGAAATGTTCCATGGAAAGGTGATACATTCCATGGAGTATGCTGCCATGGATTTCGAGAGAGCAGCTGAATTCATCAAAGGGAAAAGAACAACTGTGGTTGGATTTCAGAAACATGCCCTGGACATCGCTATGGAGTGCTCAACAGCAAATG GAGAGGAACATCCATGTAGAGTCTTGTACAAGACGGAGCACTGGACTGTCCCGGATTTCCAACCATGGGGGGTACATCTAGCTCTTCTGTATCTTAACCGCTTCTCGGAGCTTCTGATTCATAAGCCTGGTGAAGGGTTCCTCCTCAGCCTCCTGGCAACCATTCTTTCACCTGTG AGATGGGGGTTCTCCAAGTTTGTCGAATCTTATATAAAGAGGAAACTGTCCCTTGAAAAGTTCGGGATGGTACCAAAACACAGCTTTCTCAATCAGATCAGCTCTTGTTTGATCTCAATAGTGCCAGAGGGGTTCTATGACAGAGTAGAAAAGGGAAGTATCCTTTTGAAGAAAGCTCCCAAGTTTGGCTTCTGCAAAGAAGGAATTGTGGTAGATGGCGAGAGCACACCTCTAGAAACGGATTTGGTCATATTGGCAACCGGGTTCAAAGGAGATGAGAAGCTCAAAGACATTTTTGTGTCTCCAACCTTCAGAGACTACATTGTCGGCTCTCCAACTGCATCTCTTCTACTCTATAG GGAATGCATTCATCCTAGAATTCCACAGCTAGCGGTGATTGGATTCTCAGAGAGTGTTTCAAATTTGTACACATCGGAGATGAGGTGCCGATGGGTAGCAGAGCTTCTTGATGACAAATTCAAGCTGCCAAGCATCAAGGAGATGGAGAAGGATGCAGAAAGATGGGACAAATACATGAAGCGATACTCCGGTGAATACTACAGGAGATCATGCATAGGTGCTGTTCATATATGGTACAATGATCAACTCTGTAAGGACATGGGATGGAATCCTAAGAGAAAGAAGGGATTCATTCCTGAACTGTTCGAGCCTTATGGCCCAATGGACTACTGCCCATCCTAA